Proteins encoded in a region of the Macrococcus sp. 19Msa1099 genome:
- a CDS encoding recombinase family protein, producing the protein MAKIGYARVSTKDQSLDHQLDALEQFGCDRIFSEKASGRKINRTELDNCLDYMREGDMLVITKLDRLGRTTKQLIELAQYLENEGIELFIIDNNINTKDAMGKMFFTMMSAFAELEANLLSERTKKGLAAARSRGRLGGRPSISEEKKDLIIRLYNSKDYTGEEIARMAGVSRGTIYNIIKEMKHNDK; encoded by the coding sequence ATGGCCAAAATTGGATATGCAAGAGTAAGTACTAAGGATCAGTCGTTAGATCATCAGTTAGATGCATTGGAACAGTTCGGATGTGACCGAATATTTTCAGAGAAAGCCAGTGGTAGAAAAATAAATAGAACTGAGCTTGATAATTGTTTAGATTATATGAGGGAAGGAGATATGCTGGTAATCACGAAACTAGACAGACTAGGCAGAACAACCAAACAACTAATCGAACTAGCACAGTATCTAGAAAATGAAGGAATTGAATTATTTATAATAGATAATAATATTAATACCAAAGATGCGATGGGCAAAATGTTTTTTACTATGATGTCAGCTTTTGCAGAATTAGAAGCAAATCTACTGAGTGAAAGGACAAAAAAAGGTTTAGCAGCTGCTAGATCAAGAGGGCGATTGGGTGGCCGACCATCTATTTCGGAAGAGAAAAAAGATTTAATTATAAGATTATATAATAGTAAAGACTATACTGGGGAAGAAATAGCAAGAATGGCTGGTGTGAGTAGAGGCACAATTTATAATATTATAAAAGAAATGAAACACAATGATAAGTAG
- a CDS encoding IS3 family transposase (programmed frameshift) gives MARTRRTFTPEFKLQMVRLFENGKSKSDIVREYDLTPSALDKWIKNHQNSGSFNVVDNLTDEEKELRKLRKENQQLKMENDIFKASSADHGTKIEVIQQNAYQYSVSAMCKVLKIPRSTYYDSIKRMPNKPKKDDLELEQAIVSTFNSNRKSFGTRKIKNELNKLGIIVSRRKIGRIMKKYNLISVYTKAKYKNHQKETNEKLIKNHLNRSFTREQPLEVLVSDLTYVKVAGTWHYICLFIDLFNREIVGYSAGKNKDAHLVTKAISKINHNLEQIELFHTDRGKEFDNKLIDEVLKTFNIKRSLSTKGCPYDNAVAEATMKAIKTEFVKQMKFEDLNQLEAELFDYVNWYNNFRPHSSLHYLTPVAFKNLHMKSV, from the exons ATGGCTAGAACTAGAAGAACATTTACACCAGAATTTAAACTTCAAATGGTGCGATTATTTGAAAATGGAAAATCTAAATCTGATATTGTTAGAGAATATGACTTAACACCTTCGGCGTTAGATAAATGGATTAAGAATCATCAAAATAGTGGTTCATTTAATGTTGTTGATAATCTAACTGATGAGGAAAAAGAGCTGAGAAAATTGCGTAAAGAAAATCAACAATTAAAGATGGAAAATGATATTT TTAAAGCAAGCAGCGCTGATCATGGGACGAAAATAGAAGTCATTCAACAGAATGCTTATCAATATTCAGTATCAGCAATGTGCAAAGTCCTAAAAATACCAAGAAGCACTTACTATGATTCAATAAAACGAATGCCAAATAAACCCAAAAAAGATGACTTGGAATTAGAACAAGCTATTGTTAGTACTTTTAACTCAAATAGAAAGAGCTTTGGTACAAGAAAAATTAAAAACGAATTAAATAAATTAGGTATTATTGTATCTAGACGAAAAATAGGTCGTATTATGAAAAAATATAATTTAATATCAGTTTATACTAAAGCTAAATATAAAAATCATCAGAAAGAAACAAATGAAAAATTAATAAAAAATCACTTGAATCGTTCATTTACAAGGGAACAGCCTTTAGAAGTTTTAGTCAGTGATTTAACGTATGTTAAAGTCGCAGGAACATGGCATTACATATGTTTATTTATTGATCTCTTCAATAGAGAAATCGTTGGTTATAGTGCAGGTAAGAATAAAGACGCCCATTTAGTGACGAAAGCAATTAGTAAAATTAATCATAATTTAGAACAAATAGAATTATTCCATACAGATAGAGGTAAAGAATTCGACAACAAATTAATAGATGAAGTATTAAAAACATTTAACATCAAACGTTCATTAAGTACAAAAGGCTGTCCTTATGATAACGCAGTTGCAGAAGCAACGATGAAAGCAATAAAAACTGAATTTGTAAAACAAATGAAATTTGAAGACTTGAACCAGTTAGAAGCCGAATTATTTGATTATGTGAATTGGTACAACAATTTTAGACCACATTCTTCATTACATTATTTAACGCCTGTGGCGTTTAAAAATTTACACATGAAAAGTGTCTAA
- a CDS encoding BlaI/MecI/CopY family transcriptional regulator, whose product MNKIKELPSSEFIIMQVIWKSNEALSAKQIIDLVLNDNEWSPKTIRTLIGRLVDKDFLSKKRKQDVYMYAPIIDEDIYKRHSTKSFLNKLYDGTLSSLVMNFGTPEELTEEEIKDLKKLLDKIEK is encoded by the coding sequence ATGAATAAAATAAAAGAATTACCTTCTAGTGAATTTATAATAATGCAAGTTATTTGGAAAAGTAATGAGGCATTGAGTGCTAAACAAATTATTGATTTGGTACTTAATGATAATGAATGGAGTCCCAAAACAATTCGAACTTTAATCGGAAGACTTGTTGATAAAGATTTTCTATCAAAAAAAAGAAAACAAGATGTCTACATGTATGCACCGATTATAGATGAAGATATTTATAAAAGACATTCTACAAAATCCTTCTTAAATAAACTTTACGATGGCACCCTTAGTAGTCTTGTAATGAACTTTGGTACACCTGAAGAATTGACCGAAGAAGAAATAAAGGATTTGAAAAAATTACTTGATAAAATAGAAAAATAA
- a CDS encoding M56 family metallopeptidase, translating to MNFIIVSIIISGLSYTLAQMYKLLLYKYKRVDYKIFPWVIVLLSTFIPLIQFNFSPFKNAELLIEPIGKNLNPLPVPIRKIDTKDLAVSISNINYNFQELVNYFWFIGIFIYFLYYLMLISKLIKIVNSSKLSLNYSCKYDYNIYISQETTTPFTCWIGKHAIFIPAKLHKKLDSREIDAIIKHEITHIRRKDIFKNYLFIINKIVFWFNPFAHFISKNVVNDLETACDMEVIKSSSKAERKIYGMTLLKISLMNSKKEHFILNFGSPTKFLKKRIAFISRNDYISVSNKVRILFISSTLLILITIKPLMAYENISNSSYSDVNLKSLNYKNVNLQKYFSGYEGSIVVYNIKRDKFFIYNENIALERTSPDSTYKLISSIFHLNNKTISINQNKLLWNGKKTPFKVWNRNQNLDTALRYSVNWYFETLDNYTDKKDLSHFLSELNYGNSNIEASLNRPYWLESNLKISPLEQTMILKRFYINDSLFKTKYTDLVKNSLYTSKNNYKLWGKTGTAIINKHEIKGWYVGGFEQNQEPYVFATLIKKNDEANGEKAKKISEKIIKTNHFY from the coding sequence ATGAACTTTATAATTGTTAGTATAATAATAAGTGGGCTATCTTATACTCTCGCTCAAATGTATAAATTATTACTGTATAAATATAAAAGAGTAGATTATAAAATATTTCCTTGGGTTATTGTACTGTTAAGTACATTTATACCTTTAATACAATTTAATTTTTCGCCCTTTAAAAATGCAGAATTACTTATTGAACCGATCGGTAAAAATTTAAATCCACTTCCAGTTCCTATCAGGAAAATAGATACGAAAGATTTAGCGGTTTCAATATCCAACATAAATTATAATTTTCAAGAGTTAGTTAATTACTTTTGGTTTATTGGTATTTTTATATACTTTCTTTATTATTTAATGTTGATATCAAAGCTTATAAAAATAGTTAACAGTTCTAAGCTATCATTAAATTATTCTTGCAAATATGATTACAATATATACATTTCTCAAGAAACAACCACACCTTTTACATGCTGGATTGGTAAGCATGCAATATTTATACCTGCAAAATTACATAAGAAATTAGACAGCAGGGAAATAGATGCAATTATTAAACATGAAATTACTCATATACGAAGAAAAGATATTTTTAAAAATTATCTTTTTATTATCAATAAAATTGTTTTTTGGTTTAATCCTTTTGCTCATTTCATATCGAAAAATGTAGTAAATGATTTAGAAACAGCTTGTGACATGGAAGTGATTAAAAGTTCATCAAAAGCTGAAAGAAAAATCTATGGCATGACATTATTGAAAATCAGTCTTATGAACAGTAAAAAAGAACACTTTATATTGAACTTTGGTTCACCCACTAAATTTTTAAAAAAACGAATAGCTTTTATAAGTAGAAATGATTATATATCCGTTTCTAATAAAGTACGAATTCTTTTTATAAGTTCTACACTGCTAATACTCATAACAATAAAGCCTTTGATGGCATATGAAAATATATCAAATTCTAGTTACTCTGATGTCAATCTAAAATCATTAAATTATAAGAATGTTAACTTACAAAAATATTTTTCCGGATATGAAGGAAGTATTGTTGTATACAACATTAAACGTGATAAATTTTTTATCTATAACGAAAATATAGCGTTAGAAAGAACATCTCCTGATTCAACTTATAAACTGATTAGCAGTATTTTTCACCTTAACAATAAAACAATATCCATAAATCAAAATAAATTACTTTGGAACGGAAAGAAAACCCCTTTTAAGGTATGGAATAGAAATCAAAACCTCGATACAGCATTAAGATATTCGGTAAATTGGTACTTCGAAACATTAGATAATTATACTGATAAGAAAGATTTATCACATTTTTTATCTGAATTAAATTATGGGAATAGCAATATTGAAGCTTCTTTAAATAGGCCGTACTGGTTAGAATCTAACTTAAAAATTTCTCCATTAGAACAAACTATGATATTGAAGCGATTCTATATCAACGATTCATTATTTAAAACAAAATATACTGATTTAGTAAAAAATTCTCTATATACTTCTAAAAATAACTATAAGCTGTGGGGAAAAACTGGTACTGCTATTATTAATAAACATGAGATAAAAGGCTGGTATGTAGGTGGTTTTGAACAAAATCAGGAACCATATGTATTTGCAACATTAATCAAAAAAAATGATGAGGCAAATGGAGAAAAAGCTAAAAAGATTTCTGAGAAAATTATCAAAACAAATCACTTTTATTAA
- the bla gene encoding class A beta-lactamase, which translates to MQKFLMLIIALIFLSGCNSNNINSSKIKEDIKVIENKYNIQAGVYVNDLTDKQKLSYNEELLFPYASTFKVINSALLIEKLGMNNLDKEVKVSERDIVLYSPIIEKYKNKNVSLKMLIEAALLYSDNTANNLIIEELGGLKEVEKRLSALGIKGVNVNRKEVALNFYDPKKNEDTISAKNMSKALIKMLTGDVLEYKEQIFLIDLMKKNKTGTTLIKKGMDKKFIVGDKSGQGANYGVRNDIAVVYKKQSNKPIIVVVFTKAKNEKQKPSDTPIVEISKVINKNIK; encoded by the coding sequence ATGCAGAAATTCTTAATGCTTATCATTGCACTAATATTTTTATCTGGATGCAATAGTAATAATATCAACAGTTCGAAAATAAAAGAGGATATTAAAGTTATAGAAAATAAGTACAATATTCAAGCGGGTGTATATGTTAATGATTTAACTGATAAACAAAAATTGTCATATAATGAGGAACTATTGTTCCCATATGCCTCAACGTTTAAGGTTATTAACAGTGCTTTACTAATAGAAAAACTTGGAATGAATAATCTTGATAAAGAAGTGAAAGTTTCTGAAAGAGATATCGTTCTTTATTCTCCTATAATTGAAAAGTACAAAAATAAAAATGTTTCTTTAAAAATGTTAATTGAGGCTGCATTACTTTATAGTGATAATACTGCTAATAATTTAATCATAGAAGAGTTAGGCGGTCTAAAAGAGGTTGAAAAACGACTCTCTGCATTAGGTATTAAAGGTGTTAATGTAAATAGAAAAGAAGTTGCTTTGAATTTTTATGATCCAAAAAAGAATGAAGATACAATATCAGCGAAAAACATGAGTAAGGCATTAATAAAGATGTTAACGGGAGATGTATTAGAATATAAAGAACAAATATTTCTTATTGATTTAATGAAAAAGAATAAGACAGGAACAACGTTAATTAAAAAAGGAATGGATAAAAAATTCATTGTTGGTGATAAAAGTGGGCAGGGAGCTAATTATGGAGTGAGGAATGATATTGCTGTTGTTTATAAAAAGCAAAGCAACAAACCTATTATAGTTGTGGTATTTACTAAAGCAAAAAATGAAAAGCAAAAACCTAGTGATACTCCAATAGTGGAAATATCAAAAGTTATTAATAAAAATATTAAATAG
- a CDS encoding DUF5677 domain-containing protein, translating into MNEIIVKCKYLNKIPLQLIEKVQPRELSSQDLAFIQLIDSYASHYKSIEVLIKNNTYSSISIITRVLFEHYIYIKYLLEADTETRAKKFLFHARYERGKIYENIYLDNDRGSEIRKEFNLDYEKIQKFVKETNYMQEKEEFIIEYKKILQNKRNWYNHNGNINNFAKLCEYLNESILYEILYQSWSLDVHVRGNKNFNLTNIDSNNAYLELIEYDPIETDLIIKSVQRLTIDIVRMIYLKYKMKNELALFNINLKYKADDIIKKRK; encoded by the coding sequence ATGAATGAAATAATTGTTAAATGTAAATATCTAAACAAAATTCCTTTACAATTAATAGAAAAAGTTCAACCAAGGGAACTTAGTAGTCAAGATCTCGCATTTATCCAGCTGATTGATTCTTATGCTTCACATTATAAATCTATAGAAGTGTTAATCAAAAATAACACTTATAGTTCAATTAGTATTATTACTAGAGTTTTATTTGAACATTATATATATATTAAATATCTACTAGAAGCTGATACAGAGACAAGAGCAAAAAAATTTTTATTTCATGCTCGATATGAGCGTGGAAAGATATATGAGAATATCTATCTTGATAATGATAGAGGCAGTGAAATAAGGAAAGAATTTAATTTAGATTACGAAAAAATACAAAAATTTGTTAAAGAAACAAACTACATGCAAGAAAAAGAAGAATTTATTATTGAATACAAAAAAATACTACAAAATAAAAGGAACTGGTATAATCATAACGGTAATATAAATAATTTTGCTAAACTATGTGAATACCTAAACGAATCAATATTATATGAAATTCTTTATCAGTCATGGTCTTTAGACGTTCATGTTAGAGGTAATAAGAACTTTAATCTTACAAATATTGACTCCAATAACGCATATTTAGAATTAATAGAATATGATCCAATAGAAACAGATTTAATAATTAAATCTGTACAAAGGTTAACTATAGATATAGTAAGGATGATATATTTAAAATATAAAATGAAAAATGAACTCGCATTATTTAATATAAATCTTAAATATAAAGCTGATGATATAATTAAAAAAAGAAAATGA
- the mecB gene encoding PBP2a family beta-lactam-resistant peptidoglycan transpeptidase MecB gives MKNKALAILIICICLLIAYNFVKKDEVDKIFDAIELRDSEYLNEHATFLSKSLYDKDQRYKRMDKIDASLGIKEVKVSNVRLVQKKKNKRQYSANLNFRTKYGNFSREGNYSFEKDEITKKWLLDWSPEVIIPGLTDRNQISIETLESFRGKILDRNGIDIAKDGIHYEVGIDIKNLNKKNKKNISKLLSISESTLNKKLKQTWVKEGVFLPLKSYIELDDELKLGIQKYHLTVNQTKGRVYPLREATVHLVGYVGEINAEELKNKKFKDYDEHSIVGKSGIELQYDKQLQNKDGYKVVITSDDALNNDEDVLLEKKPKNGQDIILTIDSKVQRSIYSHLKEDNGSGVAMNPKTGELLALVSYPAYDPYEFMFGISDENYKKIVNDKKEPLLNKFQTTSSPGSTQKLITSIIGLKNGTIDASTSYNIVTKGWQRNSSWGGYEVTRFEEVNGDIDLEKAIAHSDNIFFARATLDMGSEKFIKGMKALDIGRNIPSDYYFQKGQIANPESLKNNFKNEILLADSGYGQGEILISPVQILSIYSSLINEGKMMKPKLFETTKEDIWKNHIISKDDVDILTRSMRKVVTGTHRLDAERNYAQFAGKTGTAELKTSREEGLGAQIGWFVGYDQNNPNMMLGISVKNVENKGMSSYNARKFAEIMDELYENGTKKYEIDR, from the coding sequence ATGAAAAATAAAGCTTTAGCAATTTTAATTATATGTATTTGCCTTTTAATAGCATATAATTTTGTGAAAAAAGATGAAGTTGATAAAATATTTGATGCTATTGAATTAAGGGATTCGGAATATCTGAATGAACATGCGACATTCTTATCTAAAAGTCTTTACGACAAAGATCAGAGATATAAAAGAATGGATAAGATTGATGCTTCTCTTGGTATTAAAGAAGTGAAAGTTAGTAATGTACGACTCGTGCAAAAGAAAAAAAATAAACGTCAATATAGTGCAAATTTAAATTTTAGAACTAAATATGGTAATTTTTCTAGAGAAGGGAACTATTCTTTTGAAAAGGATGAAATAACAAAAAAATGGCTTTTGGATTGGTCACCTGAGGTTATAATACCGGGATTGACTGATAGAAATCAAATCAGTATAGAAACCTTGGAATCTTTCAGAGGGAAAATACTAGACAGAAACGGGATTGATATAGCGAAAGACGGAATTCATTACGAAGTTGGAATAGATATTAAAAATTTAAATAAAAAAAATAAGAAAAATATTTCAAAATTGTTATCAATAAGTGAATCGACACTAAATAAAAAGTTAAAACAAACATGGGTAAAAGAAGGTGTTTTTTTACCTTTAAAATCGTACATAGAGTTGGATGATGAACTTAAATTGGGTATCCAAAAATATCATTTGACGGTTAATCAAACAAAAGGTAGGGTTTATCCATTAAGAGAAGCAACAGTACATCTTGTAGGGTATGTTGGAGAAATTAATGCTGAAGAATTAAAGAATAAAAAGTTTAAGGATTATGATGAACACTCAATCGTAGGAAAAAGTGGTATCGAACTACAATATGATAAACAATTGCAAAATAAAGATGGTTATAAAGTTGTCATAACTAGTGATGATGCATTAAATAATGATGAAGATGTCTTGTTAGAAAAGAAACCAAAAAATGGACAGGACATTATATTAACAATTGATAGCAAAGTACAAAGAAGTATATATAGTCATTTAAAAGAAGATAATGGTTCAGGAGTAGCCATGAATCCTAAAACTGGTGAATTATTAGCTTTAGTTAGTTATCCTGCATATGACCCCTATGAGTTTATGTTCGGCATTTCCGACGAAAACTACAAAAAGATAGTTAATGATAAGAAAGAGCCCCTGTTAAATAAATTTCAGACAACCTCTTCCCCAGGATCTACTCAGAAATTAATAACATCTATCATAGGTTTGAAAAATGGGACTATAGACGCATCAACCAGCTACAACATAGTAACTAAGGGATGGCAGAGAAATTCTTCATGGGGAGGATATGAAGTTACAAGGTTTGAGGAAGTTAATGGAGATATTGATTTAGAAAAAGCGATAGCACATTCTGATAATATATTTTTTGCAAGAGCTACCCTCGATATGGGTTCCGAAAAATTTATTAAGGGCATGAAAGCTTTAGACATTGGGAGAAATATTCCTTCTGATTATTATTTTCAAAAAGGACAAATTGCAAATCCAGAAAGTTTAAAAAATAATTTTAAAAATGAAATATTACTAGCTGATTCAGGATATGGCCAGGGAGAAATACTTATAAGTCCAGTACAAATATTATCTATTTATAGTTCTTTAATTAATGAAGGTAAAATGATGAAACCTAAATTATTTGAAACAACAAAAGAAGATATTTGGAAAAATCATATTATTTCAAAAGATGACGTAGATATATTAACAAGAAGCATGAGAAAAGTAGTTACTGGGACACATAGATTGGATGCAGAAAGAAATTATGCACAGTTTGCTGGAAAAACTGGCACTGCAGAATTGAAAACCTCTAGAGAAGAGGGGTTAGGAGCTCAAATCGGTTGGTTTGTTGGATATGATCAAAATAATCCCAATATGATGTTAGGTATAAGTGTGAAGAATGTAGAGAATAAAGGTATGTCGAGTTATAATGCAAGAAAGTTTGCCGAGATAATGGATGAATTATATGAAAATGGAACGAAAAAATATGAAATAGATAGGTGA